A window of Nitrosopumilus sp. contains these coding sequences:
- the uvrC gene encoding excinuclease ABC subunit UvrC — MTFNISQIQIPTDPGIYLMKDSDGKIIYIGKAKNLKNRVKSYFLKNQNYKTQKLVENIANIEFVLTDNESEAFLLESNMIKKYRPRFNIELKDQQRYTYLRISHEKYPRLLVARRTRDGKFLGKGKTFGPFTQGSSKLLTIGTLRKSFQIRICKTLPKKVCLEYHLGNCEGPCEFKNAQERYPNHIAALEDVLKGKDQMKIFTKKLEDEMHQAADLQQFERAKDIRDTLIRLGSLKTKQKMEYVENSNEEYFGIGIKEHAATVMNFRMIHGVIRDSDKFFFDLVGDNSFSTFLYQYYSTHKIPKFVLVSELPENHMLLESLLSEQSGFEVKIIVPNKGKRKNIINLIMKNIQLIHSTGTDPGLVELKDILNLPVIPNIIECFDISNHGEDFAVGSMSRFVGGIPDKSGYRKFKIKTVSGRDDFAMIGEIIKRRYYRLLEENSELPDLVVIDGGKGQLNAAMKSLESLGLKLPCISLAKENEEVYTPKNKTPIIIPKNKPSLKILQYARDETHRFGVAYNRTIRKNQIK, encoded by the coding sequence ATGACTTTTAATATATCTCAAATCCAAATCCCTACTGATCCTGGAATCTACTTGATGAAGGATTCTGATGGAAAAATTATCTATATTGGAAAGGCAAAGAATCTAAAAAATCGTGTAAAGTCATATTTTTTGAAAAACCAAAATTACAAGACACAAAAATTAGTTGAAAACATTGCAAACATTGAATTTGTTTTAACTGATAATGAAAGCGAAGCTTTTCTTTTAGAATCAAACATGATCAAAAAATATCGGCCAAGATTTAACATTGAATTGAAAGACCAGCAAAGATATACGTATCTTAGAATCTCTCATGAAAAATATCCTAGGCTTTTAGTGGCAAGAAGAACAAGAGATGGAAAATTTTTGGGTAAAGGAAAGACATTTGGACCATTTACTCAGGGCAGCTCAAAGTTACTGACAATTGGTACTCTGAGAAAATCATTCCAAATCAGAATATGTAAAACACTTCCAAAAAAAGTCTGCCTTGAATATCATTTGGGAAATTGCGAAGGTCCATGTGAATTCAAAAATGCACAAGAAAGATATCCTAATCATATTGCTGCATTAGAGGATGTTCTTAAAGGAAAAGATCAGATGAAAATTTTTACAAAAAAATTAGAAGATGAGATGCATCAGGCGGCAGATTTACAGCAATTTGAAAGAGCAAAAGATATTCGTGATACTCTAATTAGGCTTGGAAGTCTTAAAACCAAACAAAAAATGGAATATGTTGAAAATTCAAACGAGGAGTACTTTGGGATTGGAATCAAAGAACATGCTGCTACTGTAATGAATTTTAGAATGATACATGGTGTGATCAGAGATAGTGATAAATTCTTTTTTGATCTAGTAGGTGACAACTCTTTCTCCACTTTTCTTTACCAGTATTATTCAACTCACAAAATTCCAAAATTCGTTTTAGTAAGTGAACTTCCAGAGAACCACATGTTGCTAGAATCACTCTTGTCTGAACAATCTGGGTTTGAAGTAAAGATTATTGTTCCAAACAAAGGGAAAAGAAAAAACATCATAAATCTTATAATGAAAAATATCCAATTAATTCATTCTACAGGTACAGATCCTGGATTGGTAGAGTTAAAAGATATTCTTAACCTTCCTGTAATTCCAAACATCATTGAATGTTTTGATATCTCAAATCATGGTGAGGATTTTGCTGTGGGGTCCATGTCTAGATTTGTAGGTGGCATTCCTGATAAATCTGGATATAGAAAATTTAAGATCAAAACCGTATCTGGACGAGATGATTTTGCAATGATTGGTGAAATAATTAAAAGAAGATACTATAGGTTGTTGGAAGAAAACTCTGAACTTCCTGACTTGGTTGTAATTGATGGTGGCAAGGGACAGCTTAATGCTGCTATGAAGTCATTAGAGTCACTCGGATTAAAGTTACCATGTATCTCTCTTGCAAAGGAAAACGAGGAAGTCTACACTCCAAAAAATAAAACTCCTATAATAATCCCAAAAAACAAACCTTCGCTAAAAATTTTACAGTATGCACGAGATGAAACTCATAGATTTGGTGTGGCATACAACCGGACAATAAGAAAAAATCAAATAAAATAA
- a CDS encoding citrate synthase, with translation METKNIGLRGIEVADTKISNIDGERGKLIYRGYDILELTTKSTFEETAYLLLYDDLPTRQQLNEFNTKLIDARLIPKQMQKNMKNWRKDADPMDMLQAFVAALAGYYDEEFANKEASYEKAINLIAKVPTIIASWNRIRNGLEIVDPDPTLSHAANFLYMMSGKKPDPEVERIFDVCLILHADHTFNASTFTARQVASTRAHMYSACSAAIGALSGELHGGANTEVMKMLLEIGDISKVKEMIKEKLSKDERIMGMGHAVYKTYDPRAQVLKKLSRKLAEKTKEPWFAITEKIETVTIAEMKSQKGRDIYPNVDLYSASLYYMLKIPMDLNTPIFAIARVVGWAAHIIEEKFAEAAPKPALYRPKATYVGKYCGPEGCKYKTLDLRK, from the coding sequence ATGGAGACCAAAAATATTGGTTTGCGAGGAATCGAAGTAGCTGATACTAAGATCTCAAACATTGATGGCGAAAGAGGCAAGCTCATTTACAGAGGATATGATATTTTAGAACTAACCACAAAATCAACATTTGAAGAAACAGCATACCTGCTTCTTTATGATGACCTGCCAACCAGGCAACAATTAAACGAATTCAATACAAAATTGATTGATGCAAGATTAATCCCAAAACAGATGCAAAAAAATATGAAAAACTGGAGAAAAGACGCAGATCCAATGGATATGCTTCAGGCATTTGTTGCAGCGCTTGCAGGATATTATGACGAAGAATTTGCAAATAAAGAGGCAAGTTATGAAAAGGCAATAAACCTTATTGCAAAAGTCCCAACAATCATTGCAAGCTGGAATAGAATAAGAAATGGATTAGAGATAGTAGACCCTGATCCAACGTTAAGTCATGCAGCTAACTTTCTATACATGATGTCAGGCAAAAAACCTGATCCAGAAGTTGAGAGAATTTTTGATGTTTGTTTGATTCTACATGCAGACCACACTTTCAACGCGTCAACATTTACAGCAAGACAAGTTGCATCAACTAGAGCACACATGTATTCTGCATGCAGTGCTGCAATTGGCGCCTTAAGTGGAGAACTTCATGGAGGTGCCAACACAGAAGTTATGAAAATGCTTCTAGAGATTGGAGATATCAGTAAAGTCAAAGAGATGATTAAAGAAAAATTGAGCAAGGATGAAAGGATTATGGGAATGGGTCATGCAGTCTACAAAACTTATGATCCTAGAGCACAAGTGCTAAAGAAACTATCACGTAAACTTGCTGAAAAAACAAAAGAACCATGGTTTGCAATAACAGAAAAAATTGAAACCGTGACCATCGCTGAGATGAAATCACAAAAAGGCAGAGACATATATCCAAACGTAGATTTGTATAGTGCATCCTTATACTATATGCTAAAAATTCCAATGGATCTTAACACACCAATCTTTGCAATTGCAAGGGTTGTTGGATGGGCAGCTCATATTATTGAGGAAAAATTTGCAGAGGCGGCACCAAAGCCTGCATTATACAGACCAAAAGCAACCTATGTTGGAAAATATTGTGGGCCCGAGGGATGTAAATACAAAACACTGGACTTGAGAAAATAA
- a CDS encoding plastocyanin/azurin family copper-binding protein produces MTSMDKAAIAFSIAIVVVGVAVAFSMSAVQDAGPVVSTPTVSAKTVEPKVQEDPFADLANKVKQEAPMVNEEKMKEPAKEPVKMEEKVEVKETKPIAKEPAAPQTHKVAIPVGTAVPGCESNNACYTPADITIKAGDKVTWNNVDTAAHTVTGGSPADGPSGVFDSSLVMANADYTFTFNDKGSYKYFCMVHPWMVGSVTVN; encoded by the coding sequence ATGACAAGTATGGACAAGGCAGCAATAGCATTTTCAATTGCAATTGTTGTCGTAGGCGTAGCTGTTGCATTCTCTATGAGTGCAGTTCAAGATGCAGGTCCTGTAGTCTCTACTCCAACTGTTTCAGCTAAAACTGTGGAGCCAAAAGTGCAAGAAGACCCATTTGCAGATTTGGCAAACAAAGTAAAACAAGAAGCTCCAATGGTGAACGAGGAAAAGATGAAAGAGCCTGCAAAAGAACCAGTAAAAATGGAAGAAAAAGTAGAAGTTAAAGAAACTAAACCAATAGCAAAAGAACCAGCAGCACCACAAACACACAAAGTGGCAATCCCAGTAGGGACTGCAGTTCCAGGATGTGAAAGCAACAATGCATGTTATACACCAGCAGACATCACGATCAAAGCTGGGGATAAAGTAACATGGAATAATGTAGACACAGCAGCACATACAGTAACTGGAGGAAGTCCAGCAGACGGACCTTCTGGTGTATTTGATAGTAGTCTAGTCATGGCAAATGCAGATTATACATTTACCTTTAATGACAAAGGCAGTTACAAGTACTTCTGTATGGTACATCCTTGGATGGTTGGCAGTGTTACAGTAAACTAA
- a CDS encoding DHHA1 domain-containing protein: MNILVASKIKTTVKKKTTPTTKKTVTKKPIVKKTPKKIPKKTTVKKTTPSQRTKVICISHKEDADGISSAALIRQAFGGDAILVDYPGQMEALHQVASDEKLKSLFICDLGLSKKTQDEFIDIMKALRKNKVSVTYIDHHDIDPDVVKALQKIKVKVIHDINECTTVQVYTAYKSKLNDHASFVATCAAITDYMEDRPLGSRLLQIYDRQFALISATVLTYNIVGHQKEPDYLLYLVEELAESKFPHDIPNTFEFAQIQVEKLSQMIAKVKKGMKTMKNLGYMEILDAGASGAVNFVMGLSGKDVGVAYKERVDHGIYAVSVRGSKNCKVHLGKIVNILATDLGGSGGGHDKACGAVIPKPKIKKFITELNKKIA; the protein is encoded by the coding sequence ATGAATATATTGGTAGCATCAAAAATTAAAACAACAGTAAAGAAAAAAACAACACCTACCACTAAAAAAACAGTAACTAAGAAACCTATTGTTAAAAAAACACCTAAAAAAATACCTAAAAAAACAACGGTCAAAAAAACTACTCCCTCACAACGTACTAAAGTAATTTGTATATCTCACAAGGAGGATGCAGATGGAATCAGCTCAGCTGCTTTGATTAGACAGGCTTTTGGCGGTGACGCCATCCTTGTTGATTACCCTGGCCAAATGGAGGCATTACACCAGGTAGCCTCAGATGAAAAATTAAAATCATTATTTATCTGTGATTTAGGTTTAAGCAAGAAAACACAAGATGAGTTTATCGATATTATGAAGGCTTTGCGAAAAAATAAGGTCTCTGTAACTTATATCGATCACCATGACATTGATCCTGATGTTGTCAAGGCTCTACAGAAAATTAAGGTCAAAGTAATTCACGATATCAATGAATGTACCACCGTTCAGGTTTACACTGCTTACAAATCAAAATTAAATGATCATGCCTCTTTTGTTGCTACATGTGCTGCTATTACTGATTACATGGAAGATAGACCTCTTGGTTCAAGATTGCTTCAAATCTATGATCGACAATTTGCTTTGATTAGTGCAACTGTTTTGACTTACAATATTGTGGGCCATCAAAAAGAACCTGATTATTTATTGTATCTAGTTGAGGAGTTAGCCGAATCAAAATTCCCACATGATATTCCTAACACCTTTGAATTTGCACAAATCCAAGTAGAAAAACTATCTCAAATGATTGCCAAAGTTAAGAAAGGAATGAAAACTATGAAGAATCTTGGATATATGGAAATTTTGGATGCTGGCGCAAGTGGAGCTGTTAATTTTGTAATGGGTTTGTCTGGAAAAGACGTTGGCGTTGCATACAAAGAAAGAGTTGATCATGGTATTTATGCTGTTTCAGTTAGAGGTTCAAAGAATTGTAAAGTTCATTTGGGCAAGATTGTCAATATCTTGGCAACTGATCTTGGTGGTTCTGGAGGTGGTCATGATAAAGCATGTGGTGCAGTAATTCCAAAACCAAAGATAAAAAAATTCATTACAGAATTAAATAAAAAAATCGCTTAA